In Mytilus trossulus isolate FHL-02 chromosome 14, PNRI_Mtr1.1.1.hap1, whole genome shotgun sequence, a genomic segment contains:
- the LOC134696555 gene encoding uncharacterized protein LOC134696555 — MVKEYKCSLCGKCHLKDRRPIKSTPLKKYVSSIIGRNVENDEVICGKCRTMFNKSAKTNVQTNNNTSEDSDSEFVVENSPIIDIQSPKTIHLNISSTHTSHKYCIICKKKGNKRVKLCVVPLKARTQAFIQNAIFVDSKARCCTSHLQEHNFSRASLMILKAKYTKSFFSRTEIVALLENVRLTMSKSSILDFDNPSRLTDDDYFNLTGLTKQQFEDLSTYTTTIRQSNVRSVRTCLAILLTKLRTGLPNQILGTIFSLTKSQVQRSIHSARTSLQSFVTQNVGFQHISHVDFVENHTTATAQTLFGNNEKVAIIVMDGTYIYIQKSSDYKFQRQSYSLHKHRPLVKPMVVVGTDGYILSVLGPYLSNGKNNDAAITKHMVAVNAEGMNEWLQQDDVCIVDRGFRDVVEYLEQQGYSVQMPLYLKKGQKQHTTEEANSSRLVTKVRWIVESVNGRLKQWRFFDKVVSNHYIPFIGELLRLVCALCNKYRPAIASSNADDIKIAEVMLDKCKKGNLVQAIVENEGLINKRVIYTLVDGSSADQLKDFPVLSEEKLCQITMGIYQLKQSPLYVREHIGDDSVYQLYVCKIKENLIKIKLQSRFSNSATHNVFVQYTLDGEISGWYCTCKVGARIVGCCAHVSSVLWYLGLHRLQNTSINSPRFTKSVLDASDLPELDTDSDGSSDVEE; from the coding sequence ATGGTTAAAGAATACAAGTGTTCCTTGTGTGGGAAGTGTCACCTTAAAGATAGACGTCCTATTAAGTCTACACCTTTAAAGAAATATGTATCATCAATAATTGGAcgtaatgtagaaaatgatgaagTTATCTGTGGAAAATGTAGAACTATGTTTAACAAATCGGCTAAGACAAATGTACAGACGAACAACAATACTTCTGAAGACAGTGATTCTGAATTTGTGGTAGAAAATTCACCAATTATCGATATCCAAAGTCCAAAAACAATTCACCTGAATATTTCGTCAACGCATACTTCTCATAAATACTGTATAATATGtaagaaaaaaggaaataagCGTGTTAAACTATGCGTTGTTCCTTTGAAAGCAAGAACACAAGCATTTATACAAAACGCAATATTTGTTGACTCTAAAGCAAGATGTTGCACGTCTCATCTTCAAGAACATAATTTttctcgagcatcactgatgatcCTGAAAGCTAAATACACTAAATCTTTCTTCAGCCGTACCGAAATTGTAGCTCTTCTAGAAAATGTCCGGCTTACTATGTCAAAATCCTCTATTTTGGATTTTGATAATCCATCTAGACTAACAGACGATGATTATTTTAACTTAACTGGGTTAACAAAGCAGCAGTTTGAGGATTTGTCAACTTACACTACTACAATACGTCAATCTAATGTAAGATCTGTTCGAACATGTTTGGCAATACTTTTGACTAAATTACGCACTGGTCTTCCTAATCAAATTCTTGGAACTATATTTTCACTGACAAAAAGCCAAGTTCAAAGAAGTATACACAGCGCTCGAACTTCTTTGCAGTCATTTGTTACTCAGAATGTAGGGTTTCAGCACATAAGCCATGTTGATTTTGTTGAGAATCATACAACTGCCACTGCTCAAACACTTTTTGGCAACAACGAAAAAGTAGCTATTATAGTAATGGACGGCACCTACATATACATCCAAAAAAGTTCAGATTACAAATTCCAACGCCAATCATATAGCTTGCATAAACATCGTCCTTTGGTAAAGCCAATGGTGGTTGTTGGGACAGACGGCTATATTCTTTCCGTTTTAGGTCCCTACTTATCCAATGGTAAAAACAACGATGCAGCTATTACTAAACATATGGTGGCAGTGAATGCTGAAGGAATGAATGAATGGCTTCAACAGGATGATGTATGTATTGTCGATAGAGGTTTCCGTGATGTTGTGGAATACCTTGAACAACAGGGTTACTCTGTTCAGATGCCACTATACCTTAAAAAGGGTCAAAAACAGCATACAACAGAAGAGGCAAATAGCAGTAGACTAGTTACAAAAGTCAGGTGGATTGTAGAAAGTGTTAATGGTAGGCTGAAACAATGGCGTTTTTTTGACAAGGTTGTTTCCAACCATTACATCCCTTTCATCGGAGAATTGTTACGGTTAGTTTGTGCATTGTGTAACAAATATCGACCTGCAATTGCCAGCTCAAATGCAGATGATATCAAAATAGCTGAGGTAATGCTTGATAAATGCAAGAAAGGAAATTTAGTTCAAGCGATTGTTGAAAATGAGGGATTGATAAATAAACGGGTAATATATACACTAGTTGATGGATCCTCAGCGGATCAGCTAAAAGATTTCCCGGTCTTGTCCGAGGAAAAACTCTGCCAGATAACAATGGGGATATACCAACTAAAACAATCCCCTTTATATGTTAGAGAGCATATTGGTGATGACAGTGTATATCAGCTATATGTTTGTAAGATCAAGGAGAActtgattaaaatcaaattgcaGTCTCGTTTTAGTAACAGCGCTACCCACAATGTATTTGTACAGTATACATTAGACGGTGAAATAAGTGGGTGGTACTGTACTTGCAAGGTTGGAGCCAGAATTGTTGGATGTTGTGCCCACGTATCCAGTGTACTTTGGTACTTAGGATTACACCGACTTCAAAATACATCTATTAATAGTCCCAGATTTACGAAGTCAGTTTTGGATGCCTCAGATCTACCCGAATTAGACACTGACAGTGACGGTAGTTCTGATGTTGAGGAATGA